One Cellulomonas soli DNA window includes the following coding sequences:
- a CDS encoding sensor histidine kinase, protein MILGRPVVERLRRRPSLVDAVLGLALGAAFLLVPLAVAARLRHKGGMDLDLTAVDIALTVVCALALTQVRRLPLVALVVTSVANLVAMIGGWQVNLAQFGVTLAMFGYALHEPRTRAVRAAAITSVLLGITSVLSAGLRTGEWGRIDVVLWLWTATAVALAIASRRATMVALTDRALRAEETREETARRRVAEDRVRIARELHDVIAHHVAVISVQSGVAEHLIDRDPAGAREALHHVRGSARSVLAELQSVLGVLRQDETALPTAPAPGLADLAGLVATARALGTPVRVEASGPTPTLSPAAGSAAYRLVQEALTNVQKHATGAPTTVRVETSGDHLLLTVTNVAPPRTSPARAADPPHEPIGSGLGLVGMRERVLAAGGTLEVGPTPDSGFRVAALLPLTVEDR, encoded by the coding sequence ATGATCCTCGGGCGGCCGGTCGTCGAGCGGTTGCGGCGACGTCCGTCCCTGGTGGACGCGGTGCTGGGCCTCGCGCTCGGCGCCGCGTTCCTGCTCGTCCCGCTGGCGGTGGCTGCGCGCCTGCGCCACAAGGGCGGCATGGACCTGGATCTCACCGCCGTCGACATCGCCCTGACGGTGGTGTGCGCGCTGGCGCTGACGCAGGTGCGGCGCCTCCCGCTGGTGGCGCTGGTCGTCACGTCCGTGGCGAACCTCGTGGCGATGATCGGTGGCTGGCAGGTCAACCTGGCCCAGTTCGGTGTCACCCTCGCGATGTTCGGCTACGCGCTGCACGAGCCTCGGACCCGGGCCGTGCGGGCCGCCGCGATCACGTCCGTGCTGCTCGGGATCACGTCTGTCCTCAGCGCGGGGCTGCGGACCGGCGAGTGGGGGCGGATCGACGTCGTCCTGTGGCTGTGGACGGCGACGGCCGTCGCGCTGGCGATCGCGAGCCGGCGCGCGACGATGGTGGCGCTCACCGACCGCGCGCTGCGCGCCGAGGAGACCCGTGAGGAGACGGCCCGCCGACGCGTGGCCGAGGACCGGGTGCGGATCGCCCGCGAGCTGCACGACGTCATCGCGCACCATGTCGCGGTGATCAGCGTGCAGTCCGGCGTGGCCGAGCACCTGATCGACCGCGACCCGGCAGGCGCCCGCGAGGCCCTGCACCACGTGCGCGGCTCGGCCCGGTCCGTGCTCGCCGAGCTGCAGTCCGTGCTCGGCGTGCTCCGCCAGGACGAGACCGCGCTGCCCACGGCCCCCGCCCCCGGGCTGGCCGACCTGGCCGGGCTCGTCGCCACGGCACGAGCTCTGGGCACCCCCGTCCGGGTCGAGGCATCCGGGCCGACGCCCACCCTGAGCCCGGCCGCCGGCAGCGCGGCGTACCGGCTCGTCCAGGAGGCGCTGACCAACGTGCAGAAGCATGCGACGGGCGCGCCCACCACGGTCCGCGTCGAGACCTCGGGCGACCACCTGCTCCTGACGGTGACCAACGTCGCCCCGCCCCGCACGTCGCCGGCCCGTGCCGCCGATCCCCCGCACGAGCCGATCGGCTCCGGCCTCGGACTGGTCGGCATGCGCGAGCGCGTCCTGGCTGCCGGCGGCACGCTCGAGGTGGGCCCCACCCCCGACAGCGGGTTCCGTGTCGCCGCACTGCTGCCCCTCACCGTGGAGGACCGATGA
- a CDS encoding ATP-binding cassette domain-containing protein, which translates to MIELRELTKRYGDKTAVDAVSAIVRPGVVTGFLGPNGAGKSTTMRAIVGLDRPTSGVALVNGRPYVDAPAPLAEVGALLDAKGVDKGRSARNHLLALGATVGIGARRVDEVLGTVGLTEVAGKAAGTFSLGMGQRLGLAAALLADPGVLILDEPVNGLDLDGIQWIRALLSELAAEGRTVLLSSHLMSEMELVAEHLLVIGQGRILADTAMDTFIATSSPGVVEVISPDAGALAPLIIGPDVVVASSRADHLEVRGASAEVIGDLAAAHGLRIHGLLTQTTSLETAYLELTRDSVEYTGTVQHHARPTGAPAPTSAHSPSPSPDETARRAA; encoded by the coding sequence ATGATCGAGCTGCGGGAACTGACCAAGCGCTACGGCGACAAGACGGCCGTCGACGCCGTCAGCGCGATCGTGCGGCCGGGTGTGGTGACCGGGTTCCTCGGTCCCAACGGCGCCGGGAAGTCGACGACGATGCGCGCGATCGTCGGCCTGGACCGCCCTACGTCCGGTGTCGCGCTGGTCAACGGGCGCCCCTACGTCGACGCACCGGCACCCCTCGCGGAGGTGGGCGCGCTGCTGGACGCCAAGGGGGTCGACAAGGGTCGCTCGGCGCGCAACCACCTGCTCGCGCTCGGCGCGACGGTCGGCATCGGGGCGCGCCGGGTCGACGAGGTGCTGGGCACCGTCGGGCTGACCGAGGTCGCGGGCAAGGCGGCCGGCACGTTCTCCCTGGGCATGGGTCAGCGCCTGGGCCTGGCGGCTGCGCTGCTCGCCGACCCGGGCGTGCTGATCCTGGACGAGCCGGTCAACGGTCTGGACCTGGACGGCATCCAGTGGATCCGGGCGCTGCTGAGCGAGCTGGCTGCGGAGGGGCGCACCGTGCTGCTGTCCTCGCACCTGATGAGCGAGATGGAGCTCGTCGCCGAGCACCTGCTGGTCATCGGGCAGGGGCGCATCCTGGCCGACACCGCGATGGACACGTTCATCGCGACGTCCTCGCCCGGGGTGGTGGAGGTGATCTCGCCCGACGCGGGTGCGCTGGCACCGCTGATCATCGGGCCGGACGTGGTCGTGGCGTCCTCGCGGGCCGACCACCTGGAGGTCCGTGGGGCGAGCGCCGAGGTGATCGGCGACCTGGCTGCCGCGCACGGGCTGCGGATCCACGGGCTGCTCACGCAGACCACGTCGTTGGAGACGGCCTACCTGGAGCTCACGCGCGACAGCGTGGAGTACACGGGCACGGTCCAGCACCACGCCCGACCGACCGGCGCACCCGCTCCGACCTCCGCCCACTCCCCCTCTCCTTCCCCTGACGAGACCGCCCGGAGGGCCGCCTGA
- a CDS encoding helix-turn-helix domain-containing protein, whose amino-acid sequence MSPLSRRVREARERAGLSQGELARRAGVHPTYISHVESGRRSLGEDALARIAQVLDLPFAFLRDGEAAPGYQSADTAIVEARRLTRTGDPRGAAEVLAGVDVSGLDVDAAARVGLAHAEALDLAGELEASIDVLERLCAQLLDAHRYDRAAYAAMRIVMALTEAADLHRAVARGEDLLSRLPAEATAGDEVVRLESTIIWAYVARGDTTYARYRGGQLLARARAHGTPRAVSSVHWNLAFVDDALGEPGSALLQIESAIALAGVDEVDRDLPRLRLDRAVLLVSVDPPRPVEALADLDAAQTALEIGESQVELARAASVRSRALLLHGDPEAAVRYAEQAVELLRDGVRRDAASAHEVLGDALLAQTLSTEAVKEYRSAADLLDMIVSGRPAATLWRRIGDRLRLAGDDDARVAEAYGRALAAAGIRGDMPPRPRRTGLEIHPDR is encoded by the coding sequence GTGAGCCCACTGAGTCGTCGCGTCCGCGAAGCCCGTGAGCGGGCCGGGCTCAGCCAGGGTGAGCTGGCACGGCGCGCCGGGGTGCACCCCACGTACATCTCGCACGTCGAGAGCGGGCGGCGCTCGCTGGGCGAGGACGCGCTCGCCCGGATCGCGCAGGTGCTCGACCTGCCGTTCGCGTTCCTGCGGGACGGTGAGGCGGCGCCCGGCTACCAGAGCGCCGACACGGCGATCGTCGAGGCCCGCCGGCTGACCCGCACGGGTGACCCGAGGGGCGCGGCCGAGGTGCTCGCCGGCGTCGACGTCTCCGGGCTCGACGTGGACGCCGCGGCCCGGGTCGGCCTCGCGCACGCCGAGGCGCTCGACCTGGCGGGCGAGCTCGAGGCCTCGATCGACGTGCTCGAACGGCTGTGCGCCCAGCTGCTCGACGCCCACCGCTACGACCGCGCCGCCTACGCGGCGATGCGCATCGTCATGGCGCTGACCGAGGCCGCCGACCTGCACCGTGCGGTGGCCCGTGGGGAGGACCTGCTCTCCCGGCTGCCCGCCGAGGCGACCGCCGGTGACGAGGTCGTGCGCCTGGAGTCGACGATCATCTGGGCGTACGTGGCCCGCGGTGACACGACGTACGCGCGCTACCGCGGCGGACAGCTGCTCGCGCGGGCCCGCGCGCACGGCACCCCCCGGGCGGTCTCCTCCGTGCACTGGAACCTCGCGTTCGTCGACGACGCCCTCGGCGAGCCCGGCTCGGCGCTGCTGCAGATCGAGTCGGCGATCGCGCTCGCGGGCGTCGACGAGGTCGACCGCGACCTTCCGCGGCTGCGTCTGGACCGGGCGGTCCTGCTCGTCTCGGTGGACCCGCCACGGCCCGTCGAGGCGCTCGCGGACCTGGACGCCGCCCAGACGGCGCTCGAGATCGGCGAGTCGCAGGTCGAGCTGGCCCGGGCCGCATCGGTGCGCTCGCGGGCCCTGCTGCTGCACGGCGACCCGGAGGCCGCGGTGCGGTACGCCGAGCAGGCGGTCGAGCTGCTGCGCGACGGGGTGCGTCGTGACGCCGCCTCCGCCCACGAGGTGCTCGGCGACGCGCTGCTCGCCCAGACCCTGAGCACCGAGGCCGTCAAGGAGTACCGGTCCGCGGCCGACCTGCTCGACATGATCGTCTCGGGACGTCCGGCGGCGACGCTGTGGCGCCGCATCGGCGACCGGTTGAGGCTGGCCGGTGACGACGACGCCCGGGTCGCCGAGGCCTACGGGCGGGCACTGGCCGCGGCGGGAATCCGGGGGGACATGCCGCCACGTCCGAGGCGAACGGGTCTGGAGATTCATCCGGACAGGTGA
- a CDS encoding DUF1206 domain-containing protein, which translates to MNSADMTRVARRVNDHPTTGALARLGYVASGVLHLMLALVVVQVAWFGSVTSADQSGALGALASSPGGRAALWVVAVGFAGLAVWQVSEAVGTGGGAGARVKAASKAVLYAALAWTSVQFAQGAPRSSGEQSRDFTAELMSHQGGRFAVAGVGAVVLGVAAYHVHKGWTRGFLRDLREHPGRFVVAPGRLGYVAKGVALGVVGALFVAAAWHARPDEAGGLDAALRTLGDQPFGTALLTVVAAGFVAYAVYSFGRARYART; encoded by the coding sequence ATGAACAGCGCCGACATGACGCGGGTCGCCCGGCGGGTCAACGACCACCCGACCACGGGTGCGCTCGCCCGCCTGGGCTACGTCGCCAGCGGCGTGCTGCACCTCATGCTCGCCCTGGTCGTGGTGCAGGTCGCCTGGTTCGGGTCGGTCACCAGTGCCGACCAGTCGGGTGCCCTGGGCGCGCTCGCGTCCAGCCCCGGCGGCCGGGCTGCGCTGTGGGTCGTCGCCGTCGGGTTCGCCGGGCTCGCCGTGTGGCAGGTCAGTGAGGCCGTCGGCACCGGTGGCGGCGCGGGTGCGCGCGTGAAGGCCGCGTCCAAGGCGGTGCTGTACGCCGCGCTGGCGTGGACCTCGGTGCAGTTCGCCCAGGGCGCGCCCCGCTCGAGCGGCGAGCAGAGCCGGGACTTCACGGCCGAGCTGATGAGCCACCAGGGCGGCAGGTTCGCCGTGGCGGGCGTCGGTGCGGTCGTCCTCGGGGTGGCCGCGTACCACGTGCACAAAGGGTGGACCCGGGGGTTCCTGCGCGACCTGCGCGAGCACCCGGGGCGGTTCGTCGTCGCCCCAGGACGCCTGGGGTACGTCGCCAAGGGCGTGGCCCTCGGGGTCGTCGGCGCCCTGTTCGTCGCCGCGGCCTGGCACGCGCGCCCGGACGAGGCCGGTGGCCTGGACGCGGCCCTGCGGACCCTCGGCGACCAGCCGTTCGGGACCGCGCTGCTGACCGTCGTCGCGGCGGGGTTCGTCGCGTACGCGGTCTACTCCTTCGGCCGCGCACGGTACGCCCGGACCTGA
- a CDS encoding diacylglycerol/lipid kinase family protein, producing MSRAAVVANPSKLDDAEATRRVLEEVSETHGWDRPLWVETTEEDPGGGQTREALAQGADLVCALGGDGTVRAVAEVLAGGDVPLGLLPAGTGNLLARALDLTLDSLEDAMTVALTGRTARIDVGTLRVDGSTDEQVFLVMAGMGLDAETMDRADERLKGAVGWPAYLVSGMRAAIGGGFTAHVRTDDGPTVRRAVRSVVVGNSGRLQGGIELMPDARLDDGLLDVAVIAPRGLAGWVRTIVTIITSGRGHADLARLQGTTVRVAAGEPTATQLDGDPVGEHRQMVCRVRPGALLVRVGTTEG from the coding sequence ATGAGCCGGGCCGCCGTCGTGGCGAACCCGTCCAAGCTCGACGACGCCGAGGCGACCCGCCGGGTCCTCGAGGAGGTGTCCGAGACCCACGGGTGGGACCGCCCCTTGTGGGTCGAGACGACCGAGGAGGACCCGGGCGGCGGGCAGACCCGGGAGGCGCTCGCTCAGGGCGCGGACCTGGTGTGCGCGCTCGGCGGGGACGGCACGGTGCGGGCGGTCGCCGAGGTGCTGGCCGGCGGTGACGTGCCGCTCGGCCTGCTGCCCGCGGGAACGGGCAACCTGCTGGCCCGTGCGCTCGACCTCACGCTGGACTCCCTCGAGGACGCCATGACGGTCGCACTGACCGGCCGCACCGCACGGATCGACGTCGGGACGCTGCGGGTCGACGGCTCCACCGACGAGCAGGTGTTCCTCGTGATGGCCGGGATGGGCCTGGACGCCGAGACGATGGACCGCGCGGACGAGCGGCTCAAGGGTGCGGTCGGCTGGCCGGCCTACCTGGTGTCGGGGATGCGCGCCGCGATCGGCGGCGGGTTCACCGCGCATGTGCGCACCGACGACGGTCCGACCGTCCGGCGGGCCGTGCGCTCCGTCGTGGTCGGCAACAGCGGGCGGCTGCAGGGTGGGATCGAGCTCATGCCGGACGCCCGCCTCGACGACGGCCTGCTCGACGTGGCGGTCATCGCCCCGCGCGGCCTGGCCGGCTGGGTCCGCACGATCGTCACGATCATCACGTCCGGCCGGGGTCACGCCGATCTGGCGCGCCTGCAGGGCACCACGGTCCGGGTGGCCGCCGGGGAGCCGACGGCGACGCAGCTCGACGGCGACCCGGTGGGTGAGCATCGCCAGATGGTGTGCCGCGTGCGCCCGGGCGCGCTGCTCGTACGGGTCGGCACGACGGAGGGCTGA
- a CDS encoding phosphatase PAP2 family protein — protein MSAGVLRLGPLALDLDRYADDPSRPSGREVWRDLGVRVAVPAVALWAVVVGLGFLLTGPWASLGEREVAVNDWLVERRTATLDTLTLWWSDLGTTESVIGICVVVVAVVWWRTRQWWYAVVPAIAIGTQAAVFMLAALVVGRDRPDVERLDDAPPTSSFPSGHSGASTALYVTLALMAQRVERTWLRVTLTVVLLVVPALVVYSRLYRGMHHVSDVVVGVLNGLVCVVLAWNYLRRAPRSTDRPAADGSHAAAAGGAR, from the coding sequence ATGAGCGCCGGCGTGCTGCGGCTCGGACCGCTGGCCCTCGACCTCGACCGCTACGCCGACGACCCGTCGCGCCCCTCCGGACGTGAGGTGTGGCGCGACCTGGGGGTCCGGGTCGCCGTGCCGGCCGTCGCGCTGTGGGCGGTGGTCGTCGGGCTCGGGTTCCTGCTCACCGGACCGTGGGCGAGCCTCGGCGAGCGGGAGGTGGCCGTCAACGACTGGCTGGTCGAGCGACGCACGGCCACCCTCGACACCCTCACGCTCTGGTGGAGCGACCTCGGGACGACCGAGTCGGTCATCGGGATCTGCGTGGTGGTGGTCGCGGTCGTCTGGTGGCGCACCCGGCAGTGGTGGTACGCGGTCGTGCCCGCGATCGCGATCGGCACGCAGGCGGCGGTGTTCATGCTGGCGGCGCTCGTCGTCGGCAGGGACCGCCCCGACGTGGAGCGGCTGGACGACGCCCCGCCGACGTCGAGCTTCCCGAGCGGGCACTCCGGCGCGTCGACCGCGCTGTACGTGACGCTCGCGCTGATGGCCCAGCGCGTCGAACGCACCTGGCTGCGGGTGACGCTGACCGTGGTGCTGCTCGTGGTGCCGGCGCTCGTCGTGTACTCGCGCCTGTACCGGGGCATGCACCACGTCAGCGATGTCGTGGTCGGTGTCCTCAACGGCCTGGTGTGCGTGGTGCTGGCCTGGAACTACCTGCGCCGCGCGCCTCGGTCCACGGACCGGCCCGCCGCCGACGGCTCGCACGCCGCCGCTGCCGGGGGTGCCCGATGA
- a CDS encoding phosphatase PAP2 family protein has protein sequence MPRTTDPSTSDSTAPARATEGRGRRLVRAAVAAAAVGLVVLLLAVLVREQWHPLVAFDEQVVAAATAFAATSPGLVRVLLGWQWAFAASRLFVPFVVVCALFWWRTRRTTRTVWALGTVLAAWSLSNLAKELVRRARPVLDEPVAQAPGYSFPSGHAANTAAMTTALVVLVWPVLRSMWLRVLAVVSAVVLMLLTSADRVLLGVHYPTDVIAGTVFGVGFVLASYLGYRGWSPTHESPAGAAR, from the coding sequence ATGCCCCGCACCACCGACCCGAGCACCTCGGACTCCACCGCGCCTGCGCGAGCGACCGAGGGCCGAGGCCGCAGGCTGGTGCGCGCCGCCGTCGCGGCCGCCGCGGTCGGGCTCGTCGTGCTGCTGCTGGCGGTGCTGGTGCGCGAGCAGTGGCACCCGCTGGTCGCGTTCGACGAGCAGGTCGTGGCCGCGGCGACGGCCTTCGCGGCGACCTCCCCCGGGCTCGTGCGGGTGCTGCTCGGCTGGCAGTGGGCGTTCGCCGCCTCGCGGCTGTTCGTGCCGTTCGTCGTCGTGTGCGCGCTGTTCTGGTGGCGCACCCGTCGCACGACGCGGACCGTGTGGGCGCTGGGCACGGTGCTCGCGGCCTGGAGCCTGTCCAACCTGGCCAAGGAGCTGGTCCGGCGGGCACGCCCCGTGCTCGACGAGCCGGTCGCGCAGGCGCCGGGGTACTCGTTCCCGTCAGGCCACGCCGCCAACACCGCGGCGATGACGACGGCCCTGGTCGTGCTCGTGTGGCCGGTGCTGCGCAGCATGTGGCTGCGCGTGCTCGCCGTGGTCTCGGCGGTGGTCCTCATGCTGCTCACGTCGGCCGACCGGGTGCTGCTGGGCGTGCACTACCCGACCGACGTGATCGCGGGGACGGTGTTCGGCGTCGGGTTCGTGCTCGCGTCGTACCTGGGCTACCGCGGCTGGTCTCCGACGCACGAGAGCCCTGCGGGAGCGGCCCGATGA
- a CDS encoding M23 family metallopeptidase — protein sequence MDPIALTLPFTGRWVTQNSPARRVPSHGVDLLGQRYAIDFVGVDDRGRTAPVRDWRTFLTTEPPERFLAFGRAILAPASGVVVTAHDGETDHEARRSPLALVPYALGQASRLRRGIPAIAGNHLIVEDRDSGAFVALVHLRAGSLRVAVGDRVAAGQPVAACGNSGNSTQPHVHVQAMDSPDLTVARGIPLLFRSFREWPRRGPAPHDRETGIPAEGSVVEPLSVG from the coding sequence ATGGACCCGATCGCGCTGACGCTGCCGTTCACCGGACGCTGGGTCACGCAGAACAGCCCGGCCCGTCGGGTGCCCAGCCACGGCGTCGACCTGCTGGGCCAGCGGTACGCCATCGACTTCGTCGGGGTGGACGACCGGGGCCGGACCGCACCCGTCCGCGACTGGCGGACGTTCCTGACCACCGAGCCGCCGGAACGGTTCCTCGCCTTCGGCCGGGCGATCCTGGCGCCCGCCTCCGGCGTCGTGGTGACGGCTCACGACGGCGAGACCGACCACGAGGCCCGCCGCTCACCGCTCGCGCTGGTGCCGTACGCGCTGGGGCAGGCGTCCCGGCTCCGGCGGGGGATCCCGGCCATCGCCGGCAACCACCTGATCGTCGAGGACCGCGACAGCGGCGCGTTCGTGGCGCTGGTCCACCTGCGGGCCGGCTCGCTGCGCGTCGCCGTCGGCGACCGGGTGGCCGCCGGTCAGCCGGTCGCCGCGTGCGGCAACTCGGGCAACTCGACCCAGCCGCACGTGCACGTGCAGGCGATGGACAGCCCGGACCTCACGGTCGCCCGAGGCATCCCCCTGCTGTTCCGCAGCTTCCGCGAGTGGCCGCGGCGAGGTCCCGCGCCCCACGACCGCGAGACCGGCATCCCGGCCGAGGGTTCGGTCGTCGAACCGCTCTCCGTCGGCTGA
- the uxaC gene encoding glucuronate isomerase, which translates to MASTAPTAPTRLTIHPDRALPLDPQQREVAREIYAETATLPLICMHGHVEVEAFAQNRPFADPAQLLVVPDHYVTRMIVSQGATPESLGIPRVDGGPVETDSREIFRRFCSSWKLYRGTPSRYWLEHELVNVFGVDVEPGPDTADLVFDQIAARLAAPDFRPRQLLDQFRIELIATTDAATSRLEHHALLAADGLGARVVPTFRPDAVVHLDRPTWRADIAELGAVSGIDTGSYAGYLAALRERRAAFVAAGALASDHGHLSADTTPMDASAAAELYAQALHGEPGSVTAAQVHAFAAHMLFQMAAMACEDGLVMQIHPGVLRDHHDGVFAAHGQDKGFDIPVATEYTRALRPLLQAFGTDPRFRAILFTVDETVYSRELAPLAGAYPSLRLGAPWWFLDSPEGMRRFRETATETAGFYNTSGFVDDTRAYASIPARHDLSRRVDAGFLARLVLEHRLRLDEAIETAVDLAYHLPKLAYARR; encoded by the coding sequence ATGGCTTCGACCGCACCGACCGCCCCCACCCGCCTGACGATCCACCCCGACCGTGCGCTGCCGCTCGACCCGCAGCAGCGCGAGGTGGCCCGCGAGATCTACGCCGAGACCGCGACGCTGCCGCTGATCTGCATGCACGGCCACGTCGAGGTCGAGGCGTTCGCGCAGAACCGCCCGTTCGCCGACCCGGCGCAGCTGCTCGTCGTTCCCGACCACTACGTGACCCGGATGATCGTGTCGCAGGGCGCGACGCCCGAGTCCCTGGGCATCCCGCGCGTCGACGGCGGCCCGGTCGAGACCGACTCCCGCGAGATCTTCCGACGGTTCTGCTCGTCCTGGAAGCTCTACCGCGGCACGCCCTCGCGGTACTGGCTCGAGCACGAGCTCGTGAACGTCTTCGGCGTCGACGTCGAGCCCGGCCCGGACACCGCCGACCTGGTGTTCGACCAGATCGCGGCACGCCTCGCCGCCCCCGACTTCCGGCCGCGCCAGCTGCTCGACCAGTTCCGGATCGAGCTCATCGCGACGACCGACGCCGCCACCAGCCGCCTCGAGCACCACGCGCTGCTGGCCGCCGACGGCCTCGGCGCCCGGGTCGTCCCGACGTTCCGCCCCGACGCGGTCGTGCACCTGGACCGTCCGACGTGGCGCGCCGACATCGCCGAGCTCGGCGCGGTCTCCGGCATCGACACCGGCTCGTACGCCGGGTACCTCGCGGCGCTCCGCGAGCGCCGGGCCGCCTTCGTCGCAGCCGGCGCGCTGGCCAGCGACCACGGTCACCTCAGCGCCGACACCACGCCCATGGACGCGAGCGCCGCCGCCGAGCTCTACGCGCAGGCGTTGCACGGCGAGCCCGGTTCGGTCACCGCGGCGCAGGTGCACGCGTTCGCCGCGCACATGCTCTTCCAGATGGCCGCGATGGCCTGCGAGGACGGGCTCGTCATGCAGATCCACCCCGGGGTGCTGCGCGACCACCACGACGGCGTCTTCGCCGCGCACGGGCAGGACAAGGGCTTCGACATCCCCGTCGCCACCGAGTACACCCGGGCGCTGCGCCCGCTGCTGCAGGCGTTCGGCACCGACCCGCGGTTCCGCGCGATCCTCTTCACCGTCGACGAGACCGTCTACAGCCGTGAGCTCGCCCCGCTCGCCGGCGCGTACCCCTCGCTGCGGCTCGGGGCGCCCTGGTGGTTCCTCGACTCGCCCGAGGGCATGCGCCGCTTCCGCGAGACCGCGACCGAGACCGCCGGCTTCTACAACACCTCCGGCTTCGTCGACGACACCCGTGCGTACGCCTCGATCCCGGCACGGCACGACCTGTCCCGCCGCGTCGACGCCGGGTTCCTCGCGCGCCTCGTGCTCGAGCACCGGCTGCGCCTCGACGAGGCGATCGAGACCGCCGTCGACCTGGCCTACCACCTGCCCAAGCTCGCCTACGCGCGCCGCTGA
- a CDS encoding MFS transporter: MTTATEATSPSAPTMAGLQDKLPLRAKIAYGLGDMGNGFMFDLGQAYLLKFYTDVAGIPPAAAAGVFVFTKLFDAFMDPLAGIMVDRRKGGGKHGRFKPVMMYSAIALGVLTVFSFLTPGGTDGVNLVYAYGSYMAWGVLYSFTNVPYGSLSSVMTQNSEQRAQLASFRQAGSVTALLVTGMAFMPIVAAFGSDRVGFAAAAGAMAVVGVLGFYATFRGTKETVPVVRNTEKVTLRTFARTVGQNRALLVLILMTVFSISAYNIKPAMIVYFTDYNLHNQDLLAIVNFFGIGSSIIAILAIPFLVKKFSKKSVAIFGFGLAAVADGLNFVLPTHTVTFTILYSLSFVGIALPNGITWALVSDAIDFGHWRSGVRREGITYSMFNFSRKIAQAVAGGAAGFGLSLIGYVPDFTSKPGMADQVDGILLGIKGLQTLYPAIALAVAGAVLFFLYPLTDQRITELVVETREREAGLAVADEPGATS, translated from the coding sequence ATGACCACCGCAACTGAGGCAACGTCGCCCAGCGCCCCCACGATGGCCGGACTGCAGGACAAGCTCCCCCTGCGCGCCAAGATCGCCTACGGCCTGGGCGACATGGGCAACGGGTTCATGTTCGACCTCGGGCAGGCCTACCTGCTCAAGTTCTACACGGACGTCGCCGGCATCCCGCCGGCCGCGGCCGCCGGCGTCTTCGTCTTCACCAAGCTGTTCGACGCGTTCATGGACCCGCTGGCCGGCATCATGGTCGACCGCCGCAAGGGCGGCGGCAAGCACGGCCGGTTCAAGCCCGTGATGATGTACTCCGCGATCGCCCTCGGCGTGCTCACGGTGTTCAGCTTCCTCACGCCGGGCGGCACCGACGGGGTCAACCTCGTCTACGCCTACGGCTCCTACATGGCCTGGGGCGTCCTGTACTCCTTCACGAACGTGCCCTACGGCTCGCTCTCGTCGGTGATGACGCAGAACTCCGAGCAGCGGGCCCAGCTCGCCTCGTTCCGCCAGGCCGGATCGGTCACCGCGCTGCTGGTCACCGGCATGGCGTTCATGCCGATCGTCGCCGCGTTCGGCTCCGACCGTGTCGGCTTCGCCGCCGCCGCGGGCGCCATGGCCGTCGTCGGCGTGCTCGGCTTCTACGCGACGTTCCGCGGCACCAAGGAGACCGTGCCCGTCGTCCGCAACACCGAGAAGGTCACGCTGCGCACCTTCGCCCGGACCGTCGGCCAGAACCGTGCGCTGCTCGTGCTCATCCTCATGACCGTGTTCTCGATCTCGGCCTACAACATCAAGCCGGCGATGATCGTCTACTTCACGGACTACAACCTGCACAACCAGGACCTGCTCGCCATCGTCAACTTCTTCGGCATCGGCTCCTCGATCATCGCGATCCTGGCGATCCCGTTCCTCGTCAAGAAGTTCAGCAAGAAGAGCGTCGCGATCTTCGGGTTCGGCCTGGCCGCCGTCGCCGACGGGCTCAACTTCGTGCTGCCGACGCACACCGTGACGTTCACGATCCTGTACAGCCTGTCGTTCGTCGGGATCGCGCTGCCCAACGGCATCACCTGGGCGCTCGTCTCCGACGCGATCGACTTCGGCCACTGGCGCTCAGGCGTGCGCCGCGAGGGCATCACGTACTCGATGTTCAACTTCTCCCGCAAGATCGCCCAGGCGGTCGCGGGCGGCGCCGCCGGGTTCGGCCTCTCGCTCATCGGCTACGTGCCCGACTTCACGTCCAAGCCCGGGATGGCCGACCAGGTCGACGGCATCCTGCTCGGCATCAAGGGCCTGCAGACCCTCTACCCGGCCATCGCGCTCGCCGTCGCCGGCGCGGTCCTGTTCTTCCTCTACCCCCTCACCGACCAGCGCATCACCGAGCTGGTCGTCGAGACCCGTGAGCGCGAGGCCGGCCTGGCCGTCGCCGACGAACCCGGAGCGACCTCATGA